The following nucleotide sequence is from Patescibacteria group bacterium.
CTGGCGTTATTTAATACGTAAATTAACCTGCCGATCAACCTTTAAAACATCTAAATATTTAAAATTATTTAAATTTTGAGTGATATAATCAGGGCTAAAATTTGAAACTGACAGATTGGCCGGTTTATTAATTTCAATTGCCAGTGGATCAGCGTCGCGGCCGGCTTGTTTTTGAACATAAATTTGATAATGGTCGCTTAAATTATTAATTTGAAATGGTAATTCCCAGCTTAAGGTTAATTTACTAGACTGCACGGCAAAAACAATAAAATCTTTAATGCCAAAAACAGTTTTATCCAGTTCGGAAAAAGTGAAAATTTGCGAAGCGGGAACATCAATTTCGCCCATTTTAGCCGAAAGTAATTCTGAACCCGACGGTACAAATACTTCTACAAAACTACAATCCTTATCAGCCAACAAGCCTGATAATTTTGTGGCGTCATGGGTAATGGTAAGGGTATTTTTGACCTGGCCTGAATTATTAATATTCACGGATAAATTTAAACTTTGCCCCATTTTATAACTCGATTTAGTGCCGCAGGTGTTGGCATTTGTGACCATTAAATAATCCGGAGAGGAAGATTTTAAAGCCCCGCTCCAACCAAAATTGCCAATTACTTCTTCGACTTTTTGATCTTTGGCATAGAGGAGAAAATGTTTTTCATCTAAATTTTGAAGAAGACTTTTGATAATTTTTACTTTTTGGTCTTTGGAGCTGTTTTCAATTTTTTGCAGGAAAAGTGGGGTAAAATCTTGGAGGATTTTTTTGGGATCGTAAATACCTTCACCGCGCTTAAAGGCGTTATCGACTTCAACTTTATACATTAAGGTGTCGCGAAAGTTCGCTTTGTTTAGGGTGGCGTTATAATCTGGCATTTCGATATCGCCGATAATTCCCATAATATCTTCAAAAATCTTGGGATCTAAGGCAATCACGCCACTTGGGGCAGGTTCACCATAAAGCTGATAAAGCCTCATCATTTCCTTGGCAGTGGTGGGAAAATCTGCTTTCCAATTACCTTCGTAAAAATATAATCGGTCGCTTAAATACTTTAGAGGAATTTCTGGTTTCAACATCGGCTCTTTATCGTTTAAATGCTCCTTGCGGAGATTGTAGACATCATCAACTTTCATTTTGGATACTTTGCCGCCGGTTAAAGTGATTTCGCCATAATTGCCAATGAATCCACCGGCCGGCCTAGCTTCGGCAGGATTTTGAAAGAGAATTAAATAACTTTTTGAGCCTGATTGACCAACAATGCTCGGCATTACTGTAATGACACTTTGTAATTTGGCGAGGACAGTTGAAGCTTGTGCTAATTCTAAACGAATTGTTTTGGCATTTTGTATTGGTAAATTTTGAAGATTTTTTTCCGCCGCCAACGCGACTTTTTGGGTTTGGGTAATGTCTTTTTCAATTTGTGAAATAAGGGTGAGCAGATTTTGATTTTGATTAAAATTGGACAATGACTCTAAGTGTGCTAAATCTTTTTTTAGCCAATAACAAAGCTCAATAGCATTATTTAAAGCGGAATCCGCGAGGATAATTTGATTTTCGGAATTTTGAAAATTAGTCAAATAATTGGAGTTTTGTCCAGATTTTGCCAACAAAAGTTGCGCTTGATTGAAATTGGTTTCAGATTGAGTTAATTCCAGTTGCGCCAAGGCTAAATCATTTTGTACAATAGCTTGTTTGGCTAATTCGAAATGATTCGCCGCTTCACTACTAAATCCTAGAATTTGGGTTTTAATTTTTGGGGTCTTAAAATAAAAATTAAACCCAGATATGATGAGGGCTAAAAGAAAAACTACCAAAAATGAGTCTGCAAAAAATCTTTTGGCGGAAAAAGTCGCCGTTTTAGTTTGGGCGATGGCGACTGCAGGAATAATTTGGGAACGGCGAGCTCTATAAATGCCGTCAACGAGTTTGGGATGTTGCTGCCCCTCCATAAAACCTCTTTTATTTATTATTTTTTGAATTTTTTAACCACCGGCTATATTCACGCACCATCATTTGTAGAAATTTTATTTGAAATGATTGAATGGAAAATTTTTTCGCATGGCTTCTTAAACTTCGAGCCAAGTATTTTTTACGGTTAAATTTGGTTATTGCCAGGTTGAGTGAAGCTGGGTTTGGTTGGTGGAAAAAGGTACCAGTTTTACCTTCAATAACGGTTTCTAGGGCGCCACCTTTAGCAAAAGCAATTGTCGGCGTGCCGCAAGCGGCCGCTTCCAAAGGCACTAAACCGAAATCTTCTTCTTGTGGAAAAATGACCGCCTTAGCAGCGCTATATAAATCTCTCAATTTCGTATCTGAAACTTCGCCTAAAAATTCAATATTACTTGAAGCCGAGGCTTTAAGAGAATCGAACATTGAGCCTGTACCAACTACTTTTAAAGGTAAACCATTTTTAACAAAGGCTAAAACTGCTAAATCAGGCTTTTTATGTGGCTCTAGCCTAGAAATATACAAAAAGAAATCAGAAGTCTGACCAGTTGGCCTAAAAAAGTCCCAATCAATCGGCGGATAAATTATCTGACTATTTCTATTATAATACTTTTTCACCCTTTTTTGCACGTTTTTGCAAATAGACACAAAAATATCAGGTCTTTTCGCGGCCTCAAAATCCCATTTTTTCAAACGATTAATAAAGTAGGGGATAATTTTCTTAAAAGGCCCGAAAAATTGAGTTCGCTTGATGTGTTCTGTTGGATTTAACCATAAATATCTGGTTGGCGTATAACAATAATTAATATGAAAAGTCTTATTACCGGTAATGACACCTTTGCTAAAACTATGATTATCAGAAATCACCAGATTATACTTTGAAAAATCCAAAGATTCAACGGCTTTCGCCATCCAAGGCAAATATAACTGATATTTGGAAACACCGCCTAAAAAATGCTGCAAAAATGAGCTCTTAATTTGATGAGGTTTTTTGAGAATTTTTCTAACTTGATCGGGATCATAGACAATCGTAAAAATATCGGCTTTAGGAAATAAATCAGTTAACACTTTTAAAACCCGCTCTCCCCCGCCAATTTTCACTAAATATTCATGCATGAGGGCAATTTTCAGTTTTTTAATATCTAATTTTTTATTTATATTTTGCATTTTATATCTTTTATCTTTTATTTTTTATCTTTAATTTTATTTAGTAAGCGCCGACTTTAGTCACGACCATAATCATGGTTCGCAATAGTATTTGAAAGTCTAATTTTAAAGACCAATTTTCAATATAATATTTATCTAATTTGACCCAATCGGAAAAGGATAAATTTGATCGACCCGATACTTGCCATAAACCAGTCATACCAGGTTTAACGCCAAGACGTTTCTTTTGCCAATGATTGTATTTGGCAACTTCTTCGGGCATCGGCGGTCTGGGTCCAACTAAACTCATATCACCGATAAGAACATTAAAAAGCTGGGGCAATTCATCAAGGCTGGATTTTCTCAGCCATTTTCCAAATCGTGTTACCCTAGGATCATTTTTTAGTTTGAACATAATCCCGTATTTTCTCATATATTTTAAGTGTTCTTTTTCAGCGCCTGGTTTCATGCTGCGGAATTTCAAAAAAATAAAATTCCGATCTAAACCGACTCTTTTTTGGCGAAAAAAGATTGGACCTGCCGAATCAATCTTAATAATAATCGGAATAACGATAAAAAACGGCGAAAGAATAATTAAGGCCAGAATAGCACCCACGATATCGATAATTCTTTTGACAATTCTGCCCCAACCATCAAGTGGAGTCCGTTTTAATTCTAAAATCGGCAAACTTTGCCAAATTTCAATATCAATATTGCGCGTTCCCAATTCAAAAATCGAGGGCGAATATTTAAAAATTAAACGGCAATCATGACAATATTCTAAAATTCGATTTGTTTTCTTTTCCGATAAATCCGGATCAGCTAAAATAATTTCTTTAATCCGATATTCTTTGACAATCCGGTCAAGCTCTTTTAATTTGCCTAAAACCGGTATATGAACAAAATGTTTATCTGGGGTCAAATTCGTACTAATTATGCCAACAACCCGATAGCCTAAATATTTGTCCGAAAACTCTCGGATGATTTTTCTGGCAATCCGGGTGGTGCCAATAATTAAAACCAGTCTTTGGCCATGGCCTCGATAATACATAATTTTCAAAATTATCCGCGCCAATAATCTGCCCGAAGTAACCAAAACAATTGCTAAGATCCAGGCGAATAAAACAATTAATCTGGAAAAGAAAAAGACGCGGCTAAAAAAGAAGATGCCAAAAAGAACCGCGATCCCGGCTGAAACTGCCATGACAATCGCCACTAATTCATCTAAAAAGGGCTGTTTTTTGAAGCTATATAAACGGTTTAAGCTAAAAAGAACCAACCAAACTGGAATAATAACAATTAGCCAACGCAAATATTCGGTTTGAGACATCACTGAAGTGAACGGCACCCAGCCGGTGAAACGCACCAAAAAAGCCAGCCAAAAAGCCAAAAAAATCATGGCGGCATCAAGCGGCAAAAGCAAAAAATTAAAAATTAATTCAAACTTATTCCGATTCATTTTCCTCGTTTAAGCTTGATTATAGCAAAAAATTAATACTTTGACAAGACTAAAATTAAAATTGATTTAAACATATAATAAGACGATAAAAAAACGGCCTAAGCTTTGGGATGATTTGGGAAAAATCATTCTGGGCCGAGACCGCGAAATTGCACAAGAGTTAATAGTCAGTTTTTGGATATTTTAATTCTTGAATGGGTTTTTCAAGGGCGACGGCAATTCTAAGTAAGGCACACTCTAATTCCTCAAAAGGTATGGCAGCGGAATATTGGTCATAATAAACCTCATTCCTTAGTCCTAAAACAACTGAATAACCAATTTCTGTGGGGTGATAAGCTAATTGTTCGGCTGATCCGACCAGAATTAGAGCTCGGCAAATTGTTTTATTTTGCCACTCACCGCTTTGACGAACTCGTTCCTCTTCTTGCCAGAATGGCAATTCCATTCTTGACTCTTCAGAATCCCTAAAGGGATCATATTTCGGATCATTAAGGTGCTCGTCTAAAACCTGCAAAACAATTTGGCTGTGGATGGCGGCTTCAACCATCTTTCGAGAAATTGTTAAAGCTGGGTCCTGGCGATAGTTCCAAGTTTTATAATTGGCCCAAAAAGTAAAAATCATTTCAACGGATTGGCGAAAAATATCAGGCATCCAAAATTGATAGCGACCAGTCTGCGGATCAATCGTGTGCAGGCAAGATCCAGCACATTTATGATCGCCATAATCAGCTAGGTCTAAAACTGCCCGGATGGCATGATTGCCAATTCCTTGGCTTCTAATTAACCCTTGTTCCCTCGTGCTTAAAGCGACTTCCATGGCAAGATTAAGGACTTGAAGATGTTCAAGCATTCGATCTTGTTGGCCCTGGCCAGTTAAACAAGTAAGGTTATGAGAATATTTTCCTGGCACCTGAGCAACTTTGGGTAGGACA
It contains:
- a CDS encoding sugar transferase, which gives rise to MNRNKFELIFNFLLLPLDAAMIFLAFWLAFLVRFTGWVPFTSVMSQTEYLRWLIVIIPVWLVLFSLNRLYSFKKQPFLDELVAIVMAVSAGIAVLFGIFFFSRVFFFSRLIVLFAWILAIVLVTSGRLLARIILKIMYYRGHGQRLVLIIGTTRIARKIIREFSDKYLGYRVVGIISTNLTPDKHFVHIPVLGKLKELDRIVKEYRIKEIILADPDLSEKKTNRILEYCHDCRLIFKYSPSIFELGTRNIDIEIWQSLPILELKRTPLDGWGRIVKRIIDIVGAILALIILSPFFIVIPIIIKIDSAGPIFFRQKRVGLDRNFIFLKFRSMKPGAEKEHLKYMRKYGIMFKLKNDPRVTRFGKWLRKSSLDELPQLFNVLIGDMSLVGPRPPMPEEVAKYNHWQKKRLGVKPGMTGLWQVSGRSNLSFSDWVKLDKYYIENWSLKLDFQILLRTMIMVVTKVGAY
- a CDS encoding glycosyltransferase, with the translated sequence MQNINKKLDIKKLKIALMHEYLVKIGGGERVLKVLTDLFPKADIFTIVYDPDQVRKILKKPHQIKSSFLQHFLGGVSKYQLYLPWMAKAVESLDFSKYNLVISDNHSFSKGVITGNKTFHINYCYTPTRYLWLNPTEHIKRTQFFGPFKKIIPYFINRLKKWDFEAAKRPDIFVSICKNVQKRVKKYYNRNSQIIYPPIDWDFFRPTGQTSDFFLYISRLEPHKKPDLAVLAFVKNGLPLKVVGTGSMFDSLKASASSNIEFLGEVSDTKLRDLYSAAKAVIFPQEEDFGLVPLEAAACGTPTIAFAKGGALETVIEGKTGTFFHQPNPASLNLAITKFNRKKYLARSLRSHAKKFSIQSFQIKFLQMMVREYSRWLKNSKNNK
- a CDS encoding DUF4012 domain-containing protein translates to MEGQQHPKLVDGIYRARRSQIIPAVAIAQTKTATFSAKRFFADSFLVVFLLALIISGFNFYFKTPKIKTQILGFSSEAANHFELAKQAIVQNDLALAQLELTQSETNFNQAQLLLAKSGQNSNYLTNFQNSENQIILADSALNNAIELCYWLKKDLAHLESLSNFNQNQNLLTLISQIEKDITQTQKVALAAEKNLQNLPIQNAKTIRLELAQASTVLAKLQSVITVMPSIVGQSGSKSYLILFQNPAEARPAGGFIGNYGEITLTGGKVSKMKVDDVYNLRKEHLNDKEPMLKPEIPLKYLSDRLYFYEGNWKADFPTTAKEMMRLYQLYGEPAPSGVIALDPKIFEDIMGIIGDIEMPDYNATLNKANFRDTLMYKVEVDNAFKRGEGIYDPKKILQDFTPLFLQKIENSSKDQKVKIIKSLLQNLDEKHFLLYAKDQKVEEVIGNFGWSGALKSSSPDYLMVTNANTCGTKSSYKMGQSLNLSVNINNSGQVKNTLTITHDATKLSGLLADKDCSFVEVFVPSGSELLSAKMGEIDVPASQIFTFSELDKTVFGIKDFIVFAVQSSKLTLSWELPFQINNLSDHYQIYVQKQAGRDADPLAIEINKPANLSVSNFSPDYITQNLNNFKYLDVLKVDRQVNLRIK